In one Deltaproteobacteria bacterium genomic region, the following are encoded:
- a CDS encoding monomethylamine:corrinoid methyltransferase, translating to MIRFWDIVERAEQGRTVAADEWDRLVGTVAAKVVSDYDLKYDPEDPVPSDDALADRMFEAGVELFEKTGIYCMDTGKVLGFTRDEIMEALEAAPDRAL from the coding sequence ATGATTAGATTCTGGGATATTGTGGAAAGAGCTGAACAAGGAAGAACCGTAGCTGCGGACGAGTGGGACCGTCTGGTTGGAACCGTGGCTGCCAAGGTCGTGTCGGACTACGACCTCAAGTACGACCCGGAGGACCCTGTCCCGTCCGACGATGCTCTTGCCGACCGCATGTTCGAAGCCGGGGTGGAGCTTTTTGAAAAGACCGGAATTTACTGTATGGATACGGGGAAGGTCCTCGGGTTTACCAGAGACGAGATCATGGAAGCCCTGGAGGCCGCCCCTGACAGGGCGCTATAG
- a CDS encoding monomethylamine:corrinoid methyltransferase: MTEELFVPVCQSYAQEPMADTFSGPLITTYRGMAVTSGSPVEVEAGIWNVVKLREAARWAGRPTIPIHNFMSVAEKTDATIAAARPELGALPGDGLFVAAVAELKVDYERLKKVAFLIHSPYVIGGLYGPLMGGYGGGPAATAALLVAHHILGVLAFRAHRHNAFPVHIHQVCNTTRDMLWLVSVAGQALARNTHLVVFANAFMASGPCTEMIVWELAAHSVASTVSGWHLNPCAVARNRQPLHCSGMEPRIHAEVGHVAARGSVSRKDAGRIVKALLGRYEKEIPKAPIGKPFTACYDPVSVRPTGEYIELWDRCKKVLGDLGLDFGLIP, from the coding sequence GTGACCGAGGAACTCTTTGTGCCCGTCTGCCAGAGCTATGCCCAGGAGCCGATGGCCGATACGTTTTCCGGCCCCCTGATCACCACCTACAGGGGGATGGCGGTGACTTCGGGTTCCCCGGTGGAGGTGGAGGCGGGGATATGGAATGTGGTCAAGCTGCGCGAAGCGGCCCGGTGGGCCGGCAGGCCCACGATTCCCATACACAATTTCATGTCGGTTGCCGAGAAGACGGATGCCACTATTGCTGCTGCGAGACCGGAGCTCGGTGCCCTCCCCGGAGACGGTCTGTTCGTGGCTGCGGTCGCAGAGCTCAAGGTCGATTACGAAAGGCTCAAGAAGGTCGCCTTTCTCATTCATAGTCCGTATGTGATCGGCGGGCTCTACGGGCCCCTCATGGGGGGCTACGGGGGAGGCCCTGCGGCAACGGCGGCGTTGCTCGTGGCGCATCACATCCTCGGCGTGCTCGCCTTTAGAGCCCACCGCCACAATGCCTTTCCGGTTCATATACATCAGGTCTGCAACACGACCCGAGACATGCTCTGGCTCGTGTCGGTTGCAGGGCAGGCCCTGGCGCGGAATACGCACCTTGTGGTCTTCGCAAATGCTTTCATGGCTTCGGGTCCCTGCACGGAGATGATCGTGTGGGAACTGGCCGCACATTCCGTCGCGTCCACGGTTTCGGGGTGGCATTTGAATCCCTGTGCCGTGGCCAGAAACCGTCAGCCTCTCCACTGCAGTGGGATGGAGCCGAGGATCCATGCCGAGGTCGGCCACGTGGCCGCCAGGGGGTCGGTCTCGCGGAAAGACGCGGGCCGGATCGTCAAGGCCCTTCTTGGTCGCTATGAGAAGGAGATCCCCAAGGCCCCGATCGGCAAACCCTTTACCGCATGCTACGACCCGGTGAGCGTAAGGCCGACGGGAGAGTATATCGAACTCTGGGATAGGTGCAAGAAGGTACTCGGCGACCTGGGGCTTGATTTTGGGCTCATACCATAG